In the genome of Raphanus sativus cultivar WK10039 chromosome 9, ASM80110v3, whole genome shotgun sequence, the window TTGCATTCTTGCCATAGACAATAGACAGTTGCCTGCCAAACCTGTAGCAAAGCAATTTTAAGTGCACGTTCTTATGAGACAAAAGGCAACCATAGCAGCACCGCATCCCACGAATGAGGAAAAGTGAGAATGTTGAGACGAGCACAGATGAACGATCACACTTCAGTCGAGAAATGGCACTCAAAAAAGAGATGGTTCCTTGACTCATTGTCATGACCACAGAGTAGACAGGTAGTCTCCACATCAAGACCCCAAGAATAGAGATGATCGAGCGTTGGATTCCTATCAAGTATAAAGAGCCAAGTAGTTGTTGCATTACGGGGAATGATACCTTTGTACCAAATAAGAGGCGCCCAAGATTTCGCCGAAAAAGAGATGGTTCCTTGATTCTCGCTGCCATCCTGAGAGAATTGGCTTTGTGGGTGAAATTATTGGATCATTTAGTACGGGTTTAAAGATTGCGTGTATTATTCTCTTTAAAAAAGTCTGCTCTATAAATGAATGCTAGTTTAACATGGTTTGAGACTCGTCCTAAAGAAATGTATATGAATTCGGGTCCATAATTTCTTAGTTAATcaaaaagttatattatatatgctaTAGTTATATATGCATTTTACAGAATACTTGGCAAAAACACATGatactgagaaaaaaaaaaactaaagagtATCAACTGATTATTTCCCCCTCCCCCTCCACCAAATAAGAAAACTTGCTGAATAATGTTTCTCAGTATATGTGTGTTTGGTGCATATATATGACCTAACAGCCtcggaataaaaaaaaattgatttaacaataataataatttggatataTACGTATGGTTTATCCTCGTCGTATACTTGCATCGCCAAAGACAAGAATACCACGTCCGCGACACGTACGTTTACACATGCCAGGTTTTCTACTTATGGTATTTCACTCATTACGCGTAAGTAGGTcgtataatatatttatgtaatcaAGCAAcgttttttcattttattccaTGTTCCAAGTTCCACATTGTCAGTTTAATCATATAAATATGTCTACTCATCAGGCCGATATTCATAATTTTCATATGcgagttataattttttagacTCATATAAATTCTGCAAATCAAACTGATAATTCTATATTTATATGGACAACAAAAGAAAGTTTTTTTGTATTACATGAGAGATTATCCGCGTCTAAATTTTGTGTTCATAATATATGAATGAACTCTAAATTatagaattttgtttttcaaaattataaaaactggTGATTCCAAAACTATTTTCAGCAATTGAAAATAATCCGTTGAAATgtaacaataaattattttagatttttaatatattttattgccCAAGTGAAAATTTCTATTTCCAAATAAAAACACAACTGATTCACTTATATATTCTTCATTCTTATTAAAACACTAAAACTTTTCAGTGTAGTATACCACCCCTCCGCCAGTTATCATATGAGTGATAACTTATCACttggttaaataaaaatacaattggTTGACAGAAAGACAACTGAATTAAATATCGGGAAAGAACTATgtgaaatatttctttttttttgtaaaaaaggcATTAAGAActatgtgaaatattttttaagaactCTTTAAAACTGTGTTAAGAAATTTTCCTATTGTTCATAATTAATACATTATTCTATTGAAACGACGACATAAGAATCGATGCTTTCTTTGCcaatataatattattgattAAGTTCAAATAATTGTAACTTTCGGCGATAACTAGGGGCTATcgttgtttattttgtttgacATTTTCTAAGTCAAATTcttgttattttcttattattattacatttGTATGATAtctctaatattttattatttgatcagccatatatataagatgataataaaaaaaacttacggGCTTAATAATTTGGTCAATGAAAATCatgttattatttatgtaaactATTTTCAAAGATTTATTAGTTTGAGTTAGATTTTATGAGATATCTTCTAAACTTGTAGATATCTATAATTAGTATGTTTCTAAATTAAacttaatattaaaaactaatcaCCAAAATGCCACCTAATTGCGCTTTGTGAGATTGCCGCTTTGTGCTCAGTTAAAGTTTGATTGGTAATTTGTGGAGTAAATGTACAGGAAAAAATGGTTGAAAATGGAGAAAAGAGAATAGCAAGAATGAGAGTAAAATGTTACTTTGGTTAAAGTAAACTAGTAAAGGAATATATTACACTATTTTTACTCTATCTTGAAATAAGTGGGCTGaaactatttttcttttgattggATGAAATCAAAGTAACTGCgcacaaaatttattttactcCATTTTATTATCGCCAAAGATGCAATACAATACTCGCTCCGTTTCGATTTAATTATtgttagagagaaaaaaaatattttaaaataagtgtcgttttagagatttaatgcaaaatttatttttaaaaaattctatttttattgattaaatatGATTAGGTGTATAgaaaatagtgtttttattttaaaaatatacaaaatcatatgttttcttaattcgTATGAATAAACTTAGAacgataaataaaatgaaacgggATGGAATATAACTTTAGTGGTTTTTCTTGGATTCTTTatctcattaataaaaaaaccatGAATTACGATATGTCTTTAAGAAGGTAACTATTCTTTCGTTCTGAATAATTTTTTACGTTTTAGtccatttttaataatgaaCTGCATGTAGTTTAAATTTGTGAACAAAACTAATGAAATATTAAGTACATAATTATTCAGCAATTTTTGAGTGTTAATAGCGGTTCTTCTCTTTTATGTATAGTTAAGTaaagctttttattttattttacacaaatatataatacatgctagttttaaattaaaatagtttcGGCCATTTAAATATCTACCAATTCAGtcctaaaccataaaaattcatataatatagggaaaattccataaaaatacccgaactaaattttgttaagctttttaatactcAAATTTTTTAACTATccagtttaataccccaactaattattttgctcattttaatacccaaacttttaacactgtacccactttaatacccaaactttatttatttaaataaaaatactaataagtttcaaacaaaatttaataaaatctcaaaaatctaagaaaaaaatattaaaaattctaattttattttaagatttagaaaagaaggtagataaaccatggaaatttattttttcaaaaaataaatgaatttgaatgataaaaataaatttcgttttttatttcagaaaacaaattaaatacaatatttaaaacttagaaattttattacaaaatttaatattttacactatttagttatttttatttctcaaacaacaaaaaattttagaattttctgagttattttgtaaattttagagattttttaaaattttatttgaaacttattagtatttttattaaaataaataaagtttgggtattaaagtgggcACAATTctaaaagtttggatattaaaatgaacaaaataattaattgggGTATTAAACTAGGTAGtaaaaaagtttgggtattaaaaagcttaacaaaatttagttcgagtatttttatggaattttccctataatatatataattttttactcaattttttacaaaattcatTATTATTGAGCTGTTTAGATAATTATGTGTTAGGGATAATTTTTGTACAAatgatttgttattaattagttctaaaaatgagaagaagaaagagacaatTAATCGTTAAACCATAAGATCTTACTTGAGTCTGCAACCATGTAAATTTTTATCAATATGCATTATGCATCATTAGTTACCTTGATAACAACATAAGAGACTGTGCATATGGGTTCTTGTCTGTCTTTCTACTAGTGATAACCACATGGTTCCACTTGATTGTTCATGTTACTAAAGGTGTTGTATGTGTATTAGAGTGTTTCACCATAACCGGTGTTTAGATTTTAGATGCATCCTTCAAGTAGGGATTGTTTCTGTACTCATCAATGGAGGATTAAACCATATGTACTTTATAATATCATCGACGCACGGTCTAGATAGACGTATTGACTTGGTGGTACATAGTCTTGTAGTGATTATAGTCATATGGTTTAAAGAGtgtactagatcttgacccgtgcgaccgcacgggtattaattttcacttttagtttttatttatttatacaaaataatatatttataatatttgatcgttttatattgattaaGTTAGGGGTggatatttgggtatccactcgaattcggttaaaatctattcgggtttgagattttcgagtttaaagattctagctttattcgtgtatttataaattttggttccggtttgattcggatttttgcgggtttgataacccgtttaaactatttttaaattttcaaaatttatatatctttaaatatctctaaaatctaaaaataaaaataatataacatgtaaatatgaGTAATgtaatttgagtaatgtaagccaaagtacctaaattaaaaattaaaaatatgtttaacttgaatatttggatgagaataaatatatattttaagtatttttggtgttttaattattgtttatctattttagatgtttacttttgactattttttatatttcaaatattttaaacaactttaaaatagcttatatctttaatattaactctaaaaatagttaacatattaagtatataaatatgatttaaatacattcgaatatccaaaatatttagttcagatcaggtttggttatggttttctagataccaaaatggtaaaaatCCGTTtagatattatctagtttcggttcaaatttgataatatttttcgttcagattccttaaatgaaaagttgatattataatttctatgaattgtttgtccagtaaaaatgtaatttttttaatttgaaattgatttaatggagaaattaatgaagtgtatttaattcaaatttaattttggaaaacacattaatctaagtgaaaaaagacaaaatattaaaatagaaagtattgtttaattgtgtatttaattttggaaaacacattaactaaagtgaaaaagacaaacataaaAATAGGAAACTTAATTAATACTACAGTGGCATGAagtgtaaataaaagtgaaaactaaggggtatttttaaatgggtacttctcttttaataagatagatggtcGAACCATATATTAGATTTGtctaactaggtgttttgcccgcacatacggacataaatttcttataaatacttattagtttatgtcttattaatctaaaaccagcataataaattattatttatgttttcaaatagttaaatcaaacatcaaaatatttatatatgtcaaatacttttaatcaaaatatatacttattattgtgttaagttttttttaaacactcatatcttagagatagtttagaaaatatatttatattttttggttgactaatatttaataataaattgtttgtatcttaatttttttctttaacttttctaataaaaatattgttttcagatagacaaaaaatatatatatagaagaattatatttttttttgataattctaaatattattttttaatcaattatttaatatagcatataacatataaactttatatcattaaaataaattagtgattagttagaaactaatctatactattatttatttatatagaatattcatcaaggctattattttaaattaataatttagtgactcagctcaaaacaaataatacatcaatgataatttagcttaaacttaataaaaatatgacaaataagcaaaattagctaaaatcatggagaacatgacaagtaaacaaaattacttcataaataatactccctctgttttttaagatccatgttctaggaaaaaaatttgttttaaaaaaatacattttttactttttcaatgtattatttaatgaaaatctgttaacttcaagaaaattaattgtgtttattggatttttattggttaaaggttatgaaaaattgttattcacaaaaaatcaatgtatttttaatgtgatttcttaatatatgtgaaaagtctagaataagtatatttaaaaaacagagggagtagtatagattgtaatttataaaattaaaaaaatatatatagcatGGAACACCCGTGTGAAGTATTTATTTGGATTTCAAATGCTTTAGTTACTTCttatatttggataaataatgGTTGTAGTCTAATACTACCAgctcaacttttttttgtcaacattatTACAGCTCATAGATTACGAACATTTGGATGTAAAAGAAATGTACAGacagaaacattaaaaattaacaaacaaaatgGATAAAACAATATCCAGAAAGACTATTTCCTTAGTacatgaaactaaaaaaaatacattcagttggcaataaaaaaattaccactaatatataaataatactttATTATCTCCTCGACCTAaagcaaaatatataaatattcttaACATATTTACATTAGTTTTTCCGAAAGTTATAGTATTgatattatgttaatgttacCAATATATATGCGTTATTATTATCATATCAAACACAACACAATGTGTTTACTATTTGCACCCTATTCTCGGTCACATTTGATGAGCAAACTTTACATAGTTTTGTTATATATGACAGAAGTGGCAAGGTAGTTTAACTCAACATATTTTAGAGAATGAGTATTCTTGCCATAGTTTTGCATGTCATATTGTTTGGTTTtgaattttacatattttctgcAATGTAccataatataataatagaacTGTATATcgaatttctttttaaattatcttAGCTGAAAACATGAAATCTCCAATCCCAATATTGTATACATCCAAATCCAGTTTTACTGAGACGACTAAAATGTGACACAACATATTACTACGCATAAAGGTAGAAGTCTAGCCAGAGATGTCCTTGCATCTCACATACAGTACACATTGGATAGCTCATTTGTCAATCTGAGGAGAGAACAAGAACCATTTAAAATCATCAATGCAAAGGAAAAGACTCATCAAAGCTAACAAAAACATATAGATACCTTGGTTCTCTTGGCATCTTCATCCTCGGCAGTTTCAATGAAGTGAACTGCCAAAAGAATCAAAATAAGTAGcacaatattatataaaacaaaacaaacaaaaagacaagaaaacaaaacaaagaaaagccCATCTTCCGTAAGAAAGAGGCAGACATAAATCAATAAAACTTTCTTGCTACAAAAATATGACTGGTCTAAAAGCTAGTCACTGTTACATATGGGGAAAGGAAAGAGTACCATTTTTGGCAGGTTTCATGTCGCAGGAGATGTACTTGGCTGGTTCATGATAGTAGTGGATGACCTTAGCTCGGAAGTCTTTCGGCTCATCATCGGAAGAAGCCTTACCTTGATAGGTAATGAAATACACAGTGGCACATGTAGCAGTATCGTAATAATTGGCCTTGGTAACCTTCACAAATTCATAGTTTGTAGcctgttttattaaaaaaaaaaaaagaaaaaaacattcatAAATAAGcacatatattgtatatattaataagCAGAAAGCAAGACTAGTGCTCGACCTCCTTTTCATTGTATCCCTCAAGGGATTCACGAGAGAGCCTGTCCATTAACTCTCTGGTGGTTTCTGGTTCCATGGCCATCTCGTCGTCATCAAAATCAAGAGGTTTATAGTTAAAAACGTATCGGAACTGCTTGAAATCAATGTCGAACCcctaaaacacacaaaagatTCCCcacatatcaaaataaataaaatacattccAAGCAGAGAAGATCAACATCAAAAGAACAAGACCTTGCTCTCCTCGACTTGTTTGTTCATGAGGCACTTCTCTTCTTCGCGTGTGTAGTAAGGCCCTTCATCCTCACCTCGTCTTATACACGGAATATGCATATTCCTAGGCTCACAACCCGCCTCGTATAGAAAATATGCTTTTACATCCATTGTAGTCCAATCTGAGACCGTAAATCTCGAAAATTAGGGATTTGATCGGTTATATGTTATGTTATAACTCATTAAGTTTTAAAGTTGGATTCTTTACCTGGAAGATCATGCCCCACTCCCATAGCTCCTCTCGAATCAGATATGACCTCGCGGCGTTCTGATAAAAAACGAACAACCCTATTTTTTTCTGgaatgttttataaaatcaagAGGGATACGGTCCAGATATTCCCCATTTAATTGTACTGCAGTCCCTGTAGGTTTTCTACTTTTCCAATTTGATCTTATAGTTCCTTTTTACGT includes:
- the LOC108825592 gene encoding uncharacterized protein LOC108825592, yielding MGVGHDLPDWTTMDVKAYFLYEAGCEPRNMHIPCIRRGEDEGPYYTREEEKCLMNKQVEESKGFDIDFKQFRYVFNYKPLDFDDDEMAMEPETTRELMDRLSRESLEGYNEKEATNYEFVKVTKANYYDTATCATVYFITYQGKASSDDEPKDFRAKVIHYYHEPAKYISCDMKPAKNVHFIETAEDEDAKRTKIDK